A stretch of Eleutherodactylus coqui strain aEleCoq1 chromosome 2, aEleCoq1.hap1, whole genome shotgun sequence DNA encodes these proteins:
- the INSYN1 gene encoding inhibitory synaptic factor 1: MCSRGVGKTTEQGGRSCRAGERERIRGRVRAVIGQLEGILRDLKDVAKELREVVQQIDRLTSDFEFELDADDWTPGTVSSTSSSEKGGPLCDLGPLDFLSSDSWEFCSFLEASTPSDSGDGSDRPPDFRLLNGGATPNGPDSSSEETPVPPQKPLPTRTPGSRDRVRFSDKVLYHALCCDDSEDPPYGQDTPREPPRPAVPCNVIRSSKGGMTGVKRGTRNCSTQTVCDKSTQTVLPYVPKKGKKEQS; encoded by the exons ATGTGCTCTCGGGGGGTGGGGAAGACCACGGAGCAAGGGGGACGCAGCTGCAGAgctggggagagggagagaattcGAGGGAGAGTTCGGGCAGTAATTGGTCAACTAGAAGGAATCTTACGGGATCTCAAGGACGTGGCCAAAGAACTGAGAGAG GTGGTGCAGCAGATAGACAGACTTACTTCGGACTTTGAGTTTGAGTTGGACGCCGATGACTGGACCCCAGGAACTGTTAGTAGCACATCAAGCAGTGAAAAAGGGGGTCCTCTCTGTGACCTTGGACCCCTGGATTTTCTGAGTTCAGACAGCTGGGAATTCTGTTCTTTTCTAGAAGCCTCCACCCCTTCTGACTCTGGAGATGGCTCAGACCGTCCTCCTGACTTTAGGTTACTTAATGGTGGGGCTACACCCAATGGTCCAGATTCTTCCAGTGAAGAAACtcctgtcccaccacagaagcccCTACCAACAAGGACCCCAGGTTCCAGAGATCGAGTAAGGTTTAGTGATAAAGTCCTGTACCATGCACTTTGTTGTGACGACAGTGAAGATCCCCCATATGGCCAAGACACTCCTCGAGAACCTCCAAGACCTGCTGTACCTTGTAATGTTATACGTAGCAGTAAAGGAGGAatgactggagtcaagagaggcACAAGGAACTGTAGCACCCAGACTGTGTGTGACAAGAGCACCCAGACCGTGCTACCGTATGTGCCAAAAAAGGGAAAGAAGGAGCAGAGCTGA